A single Cnuibacter physcomitrellae DNA region contains:
- a CDS encoding PPOX class F420-dependent oxidoreductase, with protein sequence MTTEIPADLVRLLEEPNYGHLGTIRPDDTVQVNPMWFLYDGETLRFTHTTKRAKFRNLQHNPSMSLSVIDPENPFHYLEVRGRLIEVEPDPEGAFYVVLGKRYGNPSQTPPPDKADRVVLVMSIEHTTTQ encoded by the coding sequence ATGACGACCGAGATCCCCGCCGACCTGGTCCGCCTGCTGGAGGAGCCGAACTACGGCCACCTGGGCACCATCCGCCCCGACGACACCGTGCAGGTCAACCCGATGTGGTTCCTCTACGACGGCGAGACCCTCCGGTTCACGCACACCACGAAGCGCGCGAAGTTCCGCAACCTGCAGCACAATCCGTCGATGTCGCTCTCCGTCATCGACCCGGAGAACCCGTTCCACTACCTGGAGGTGCGCGGCCGGCTCATCGAGGTCGAGCCCGACCCCGAGGGCGCGTTCTACGTGGTGCTCGGCAAGCGCTACGGCAACCCCAGCCAGACCCCGCCGCCCGACAAGGCCGACCGCGTGGTGCTCGTCATGAGCATCGAGCACACCACCACGCAGTAG